TCCAAGAAGTGGCGTCACAgatgtttttacactgcatgactatctggggtagcgttccgTCGCTGCTATGTTTACGCTGCAAGATGGATCTGAGatgggtttcacactgcatgactttacaatataggaagaatcgcagacatctcacaaccaaacacacgtgagaagtgacatggatTTAACGCGAGCTTTACGTAGGTAACATAGGTTAGTATATCTTTTGTgattaactacataatgaaaaAGCAAGCCTTTattggggtagaaaatgtacttattttgctcacctgggttttgaaAAGAATTAGCACAGACACAGGTGCTcttgccaaatttccactagtttttcctccatttcttgggtccaaatagaacGAAAAGAAACACTTTTAACATCTCCCCAGCCACCCGCAggctgcagatacccatactagtggatgctgctctctcattggctgtaagtAATcaacaatgttatttttaaatcagaacacatttcacacggcatgattttgaatcgcccacagctccagatatttagcatgccaaatatctgacaGGGGTCGGCAactcatcagcgattctctcagatcgcatctttgatagttcacactgtgtgatttcaggcatttgtctgcaatttctcaaaacctgttggcgagtcaaaatcagggctaaaatcatgtagtctgaacttggcataagaATACCACTCAATGGAGATACAATTCAAGCAAACCCCCGCCTGTAATACAGAGTCTTAACTGCTGTTTATTCACAGGAGGAAGAAGGAAGAAATTCTAACATGTCAGCAATTTTTGCTTTAACTGGCAATACCAGCCTGacctcacaaggaaacgtaactactTTACGTTTTATCAATTTACTGGCTAATTTGTCCGAATTTGTAAGAGCTCAGTCGgatgaaatgaaatgattttaaaaaggaggcgtggcacccaaccccgcccctaaacccaacaatggGGGATAAGCAAACTCTTctaattgtatgaatgagatcgtacgaattagccatttaATCAAAAAGGTTCCAATTGCCAATGGATTGTGTTGGCAATACATAACCCTGGCCGATCTTTTTCCTAAGATAAATCAATACCAATTTTGCAAATTCACATTTAGTCAAATTCAAAGTGAGTGAAGGTTTAGCCAAGCTCTCAAGTGTATTTAAATGATCCTACCAATAATTTGTATGCTGCGCAGTTCTGGATGTAAGACTTTTTGCATGCTGTCTTTAAAAGCAAAAGGGGTGGTAGAGtgctaatgatttattttttcttttctttttttgtagcaGCTAAGGACATATTATGCAATGCCCACATTCTCTAAGCCTCAATTTTGATCTGCCTTTTAAGTTGTAGGTAGATGTGAAAATGCTTAAGGAACTGATCATCCTGCGACGTATTACTCACAAAAATTCTCAAAGAATCAGCTTCACTTTAGTACAATCAGACATTGAGCTCTAAATCACAAATTCCAAAGGAGCCCACAAACTTTGAGCGACATActgtacaaaaacaaatgacatttgcAAATGGTTGCGAGTACCATTGACATGGATTCATACATTGTAAGAATAAAACCATCATAAACTGGCATCAAAatcatttaactttaatttaatttatataaatttatgttTTAGCTTATATTTGGTTAAACTCTCactgttaatatgttgtattgcATATGTAGGTGGTGTATTTCACAGCCACATTTCCTTACGTGATGCTGCTTGTCTTGCTGATTCGTGGGTTGACTTATCCTGGAGCTCTGCAGGGACTTGTGTTTTACTTGTACCCTGAACCAGCTCGTCTCTCTGATCCACAGGTAGCTCTACACCAGGGGTTACCAACTCTGATCCTGGAGaactaccttcctgcagatttcagctccaaccctaatcaaacacacctgaaccaaattTTTATGACTTTAGGCAGTACTTGATAATTACAGTTGTGTTTGGTCAGAGTTCCAACCGAAATCTGCAGGAATTTTGTATGTGGCATAGTTGGAGCTTTTTATATCAATAGTTTTGGTGTGTTTATAGTGGGAACTGGTTGATAACTCCAGAGGCACAGTACCTAATTACATTCTTGAAAACAATGGGGGCAcccacatttaataatgtttttgaattgtgttttgtctACGTATTTCACAAAGAAGCaccattcattaattaattttccttcggctcagtccctattttatcaagggtcaccacagtggaatgaaccaccaactattccagcatatgatttacgcatATATGCCCTTCCAAAACCACAagccaatactgggaaacacacatatactcattcacacataatcacacactacggtcaatttaattcatccaattcacctacaccgcatgtttttggacggtgggggaaaccggagcacccagaaacatgcaaactccacacagaaatgccagctggtccagctgggactcgagccagcgagcttcttgctgtgaggcgaaagtgctaaccactaagccaccgtgccatctATAGAGGCaccatttacattatattaagtcATACATGTCTTGATACCCAGGGTTccctttattaaatgtaaaagtaaaagacCTTTAAACAAAACTACTTTGTACAATTTAATTAAGATTGTAAAAGCAGTTGAAAGTATTTTCTTATGTAAGAAATAACATAATTTAAATCAGCAAAACATATATCCAAATTTGGGTGACGTGTGTCTGTTTAGGTTTGGATGGAGGCAGGAACTCAGATCTTTTACTCCTATAGTGTGTGCTGTGGCATTCTGATTACACTTGGCAGCTATAGTAAATACAGCAACAACTGCTACAGATCAGTATTGGTACCACATGAAGAAAGAAtaattgcacagattaattgctGAATCTGATCTATTTTATATCCATCAGAGACTGCTTTTGGCTTTGCCTTCTGAACAGTGGCACAAGTTTTGTGGCTGGGTTTGCTGTGTTCTCAGTCTTGGGCTTCATGGCACATGTGCAGGGCGTCCCTATTGGAGAGGTAGCAGAATCAGGTACTGCAAGAAAATTATAACAAGAAACTAAGGACTTGTCATAAGAAAATGAAGTCAGAACTAATAACTACCCCTGGTTCACAAGACTATGTCTTAGACTAAAATGTAAGCATCAGCTGTTTAACTGAAAGAAACTGATCTTTCTAATCTTTTTAtagtgcttttgttaaaacttaAAGGTGCGAGTTGAACTTTGGCCTAATCCTGATTTAGTTACTAGTTAACACTGTCTGTCAAACCAAGCCTAAGAATATTAAATGCTTAAATTCAGTGGCCAGTAACAAAAACTGCTTGTAGTTTTAAAAAGAAGCCATGAATTGTTTTCCCTCTTAAGGGCACCGCTGGCCGGGATGAGCCCTATGAGAGCATTTACATTGTGTGAAAGTAAAGACTGGCAGCGGGGGAAGAGGAGGACTGTCGACGAAAACGAAGGACGCTGGGGGTGGATGGTGGTAGGGGTGGCTGGAGGGGGTTGGTGTTGTCGCAATACAAAGTGAGAAGAGGGGTGGGTTGAGTCACGGACAAAATGGAAGACAGGGGGAGAGTGTTGATTGTTGGGGTTGTCAGGGAATTTGGGGGAGCTGTGGCAGGCCCCTAATTGTATCTCTGGGGGCCTCAAAATGGCGTAgacccttagaatcgtcctaacttttTGCCCCCCAGCGGCGCCCCTGAATCCCCCTAAAGACTGGTCTTAACTAATTGGGACGAACTTTAATAAAGAAAGTAAGACTATGATTACCCATTTGTTAGTTGGTGAAATTAGTACTTAAAACCAAGTCCTAACATAGTGGGTATGCTTATGCAACCAGGCAATGATCTCTCTTTTTTCTGTCAGGTCCAGGATTAGCATTCATTGGTTATCCACAGGCAGTAGCCATGATGCCCATGCCTCAGTTGTGGGCTGTTTGTTTCTTCATCATGATTATTTTGCTAGGCCTAGATTCACAGGTGAGCAAAACTATCACATACACTAGATTTAGAAAATTTCTcttgttttatttaaacatttgtacatactgtaaatgttttacaaataacattttacaagcaGATTTTAGTGTAACTGTTGGTTCGTTTCCATTACTCTTTGAATTGCGcaaattgaaactgaaaatatGAAATCACAAAACCAACCCTTTTTTGGTGCAGTTCATAAAATGCAGCAATAGAAACTTATTTAAAGCTCACATGGCATATGTAACATACTCTTTCTTTGTGGTGGTGTAAAAGCAAATTTTATTTAGATATCAGATttatacagtttgtaaaatattCTGCATACAGGCAACACATGAACACAGAATTTAAATTGCACTAAAATGCGCAATGCAATGCATTAAGTGCATTTCAAGCATCAGAGGGCATGAATATTCTTTCATTcaaattttattaatgtatttgctggaatcgccaactattccagcatatgttttaagcagcggatgcccttccagctgcaacccataactgggaaacacccatacacattcattcacactcatacactacagccaatttagtttattcaattcacctacagcgcatgtctttggactgtgggggaaaccagagcacctggaggaaacccacgccaacacggggagaacatgcaaactccacacagaaatgccaactgacctagccaagcctcgaaccagcaaccttcttgctgtaaggctacagtgctaaccactgagccaccgtgccgccagcATGAATATCAGTCTGTTAATTTTGGTCGCACACATATAAAGTAGGATATGATCCACTGAATcaactgaattggctctatcactgtcgcTCCTCTCCACctgtagctggtgtgtggtgagcgcactggcgctgttgtcctgtggctgccgtcgcattatCCTAGTGGATGCTCCACACTGGTGGTAGTGTGGAAAGACCCCCCTCATGACtatgaagcgctttgggtgtatggttaTAAACAATAAATgcgttatataaatacacattacattacatatgatCCTAACTGCAAATGTGTATTTTCATTTGTTAAATTAGCTTTAAGTAGTTTTACTTAAATTAGGATGATGCAAAAATGAGTATACCGTTATTTGTGTCTCAAGTACAGTGCACTTGTATTATCATTAAAGCTTGTGTAATGTGTACATCTCCATCTGTGAAAAATAATATTGATTTGACTGTAACATGCAAACCTACATGAAACCCGTCTATGAAAATTACTTGAGAGGACATGTTTTAGTCGCATAACAATATGGAAATACTGTCATTtgacaatagttttttttaattgacactTAAAGACGTGCAAGTTTGTCATTTAAATGTGCCTCATACATGCAATGTTTACTCATGTAATGCATTTCTGTTAAATCCTTCAAAGTTTGTTTCAGTGGAGTGTGTGATTACATCAGTGATGGACTTGTTCCCTGGGGTTCTGCGCAGTCGCCGAGAACTTTTCCTCCTACTCTTCTGTCTAACTTGTTTCTTCGGGCAAATCAGCATGGTTACAGAGGTCaggggtgtgtgagtgtgtgtgtgagagtgagggTATCTGTTAAATATGACAGCAAAACAGCAACATGACATATAAGCCtttatattgcactttaagctgaatactaatatcttgagaaatatctagtaaaataagataaaataaatcagttattagaaatgagttattaaaactattatgtttattaatgtgttaaaaaaatctctccattaaacagaaaaaacaaatcaagagggctaataattcttacttatataaaatatatatatcttgttTTAATGTTGTATTGTGACCTGCAGGGGGGGATGTATGTATTCCAGTTGTTTGACTACTATGCCTGTAGTGGAGCCTGTCTTTTGTTCTTGTCACTGTTTGAATCACTGGCCATTGGTTGGATCTTTGGTGAGTTTCATTCGAGCTACAGAAACTGATCTTAGCAGACTATGTTAAAAAGTTATATACAAAATATGAAAGACTGCAATGACAATAGTTGCTCGATTTTTCCCTTTGCACCACAGGGGCTGAGAGAATGTTTGACGTTATTGAAGACATGACAAAGTCACGACCCAACTACATATTCATGCTGTGTTGGAAATACTTGACTCCTCTTGTGTCCCTGGTTTGCATCTCTATCTaggatttataaatgttttaagagatcacacttagctgatgattgattataaagcgtgtttggcatgctgtcccaggagagagccctgggctcatAAGATCTTCGAGCCCAGAACTCCCTTCCGTTTGCACGGCGTGTGgcggagtttgagctcaggtaggtctcgagaactcccctgctgtttaaagctaggaaGCAGTTAGGGATTGTTATGAagatataactacttactaggaacaCGTCTATAGtggcgatttggattagtcaattaacttaagttgcgtgtttatggatggtgggaggaaactggagaactcGGGGGAAACCCaagtgagcatggggagaacatgtaaactctgcacagaaacgttgactgggttggtaaggactagaaccagtggcgttcttgctgtgcggcaacagtgctagccactgggtcGCCGTGTCAcctatctaggaaaggaggagtagtaggggaggaaggggggattcttcaaaatgaagatgactaTGGTATAGAACTTAGGTTAGTTGTGGAGACTTAGGAATCGTCTAATTGGcaaatcataaattggataatgcgggaccagcatAAGCACGTGATCTTCTCAAAATTAGTTAGTAAAAATCACACTGAAAGCAATACATATTAgaaaaaataactatatatatatatatatatatatatatatatatatatatatatatatatatatatatatatatatatatatatatatatatatatatatatgaatttgcactttacaattaatattaataacacaatgtttaataaactattattttttttgtcatatcaacacaatatatattttgaaaacatttatttaaaagttaaCATTTAAAAGTCAATTTCCTGGCTGAAATAAATTTGCAGGGGTGCAAACTTTTGTTGAAATTTGCTGTTTTCATCCTGAAACAGGTCATGAGTCTAATCGCAAAACCTGCACTTAGATCAGGGAATGGGCACAAtcatcctggagggctggtgtcctgcagaaaTTTGCTCCAACACCAGGGTTGGAGATAAAAAAATCTCAGCAGTACACTGACCCTCGATTACAGAAGCTGTCCATCCCTGATTTAGACACATGTCAGTTcgagagcaaatgcatgactgtcCTCGtacatttcaaagatggcctccgagtgaaatgacttgctttaaagggactttggtgcATCTTCATCCCCACCAATCAGTAGTCCCAAAACCATCATGTATATGTCACTTTTTTCAACTTTTGAGGAGTTTGCACCCCTGATTTGTcatctctgtttttttttaattagacatatagtatttatttatttgccgctattattttaattttcagtcaattAAGcagtttaaattgtttttaaacagagaaatttattaaatattacaataaacaaGTAGCGAAATTTATTTTATCCATACAGGAAAAATAATTGTAGAGTAATGAATGTGTTCAGCGCATGTTGTATGTCCATGCCAGCTGAGGGAGCACTCACCTATGTAGTGAGTGATtattccatatttaaaatttctgtacagagatgtTACATTTTGATCTTCTTTTGGTCTCATCCAATCATGTCATCCAATTTTGCAGTTCAGAATTTACCTTGTCgtacaagcttgcgtttccagtctgctgCATTTGCATGCATTTGAATGGATGTCTGCGGGGCTTTAACCAAAAAGTTTTgacaatttaattattaaatccttttttggtaacactttataataactacacactatgaaccatttattaagcattagcaaatagggaATTAATTATCTGATAAgcgttaactctacattaataaacgttagtaagcagtttataactgcagctacaaatgctgtattcttgacttataagcacatttataatgtgcttaataattgtactttcatactttgttaattatttattttttattactaaattaagtattgcattatttacaaaccagttatttaggcatagttggtggttttttaaagatcattcagaatgagttagtaaatgattaataaactattcaaattaacatttatatgttattattcaggcatataataagagttaatttatatgttaataaatgctttattaagtcaacttcatccagttttgtgacctaatctaaagtgaggactattcatgctttataaatcccttataaattacAAGTAAAGggtcagttatattctaaacaggaaaaaagatcataaacaacattattcatttctgaagatacacaaatgaaactatattaaacaaaaataaatctctgcaaccttatctaaaacaaaattactgtatagtttaaacattgcattttattatattgttaaattagtatattgtgtattcagcaatgtttaaactttacagtaattttactttttagataagattgcaaagattattccTCATGTGATACCAAGCctttacttgtcatttataagggatttctaaaatataaatagtcctcactttagattaggtcacaaaactgcatgaagttgagttaataaagcatttattaacatacatagtaaccattactatatgcctgaataataagatatataaacgttgatttcaatagtttattaatcatttactaactcattctgaacaaTCTTAAAAATTACCAACAACTCTTAAATactaatgatttgtaaataatgcgatacttaatttagttatgaaaaatcaaccagtcacaaattatgaaagtacaattattaagcacattataaatgtggttgtaagtcaagaatacagcatttgtagagttaatgcttaacaaataatgaattcactagatgctaatgcttaataaatgactcatagtgtgtagttattataaagtgttaccaacttttttatattataattatttatgatatatttattatatttggtttattttttcttcacaatggctttcttttctgtttattttcagGTTTCTTTTGTTTACTCTATTGTGAAGTACACACCTCTGACTTTTAACCGCTGGTATGTGTACCCAGACTGGGCATATGCACTAGGCTGGTTGCTGGCTTTGTCCTCTATTCTACTGGTGCCTGGATGGGCGCTGGGCCGAATATGTGCTGGGAAAGGAAGCCTGAAACAGGTGAGGATGAAAACACATTCATGCATTCATCAGGATTACACATCTAACATTTATGGTAATTGTTTCATTAATTCCTGGTGGAATAATATGGAGAATTCTGCAAAATGATGCAAACTAACAATTTAAGCCAAGCAAGCTTaccaaaccaaaaataaatgtctaaaatcCTAATATTGTTTCCTTTGTCTGTTTTTGACAGCGTTGGCAACACTTGTGTATTCCTACACAAACAAATATTTACTGCAGAGATGGAAGACACAGTCAGGAGCTATTCCAACTAAACATTTAGGCACCTGAAAAAGAAATGATGCAAAAAATATGATGATAAAATAACCAAAGCTATGTTTCTGGGAGACACTTTGTCTTTTCTTCTATATGTTTAAGTTTTTAGCCATGGGTTGAATCTTTGGTAAGTTTCACATAAACTAATAATTGTAATAGATATATAATTATAGTAGTtatagaaaaaacattatagtagcTAGCATTCAGACTAAAGTTTTGAATTTTAGCCTGCCTAGTGATGGTAAAGATCAATCTGAAAATAAAGCCATAAATAACATAAGAGCTCATTACCTTTTTATCGTAATTTATATGACCATTCTAGATTATTTATCCCTTACAACTgttaaaaatgtctataaaagtgCAAAGCTTTAAGCTTAAGAGGTAAAAACACAACCAATAGAGCACAAACATGAAAGACCCATGATGCAATCATGAGctatatcatttattaaaatatatgtggCCCAGTGGCTCAGAATTTTGTATACCTATTTAATATTAatgttcagagatataacttgtttatctcaggagtttccctaaatgagactcTGAAAGTACACATtcacatgaaaatcttaataaaggca
The window above is part of the Danio aesculapii chromosome 18, fDanAes4.1, whole genome shotgun sequence genome. Proteins encoded here:
- the LOC130246119 gene encoding sodium- and chloride-dependent GABA transporter 2-like, which codes for MNTIKGQIKERGYWGRKAEFLLAVAGSVVGLGNVWRFPYLCYRNGGGALLIPYLVFVVTCGVPLFLLETAIGQITHEGGITSWNHLCPLAEGIGYAGQLVLLYSNMYYIIILAWALFYLIYSFSPQLPWASCDNIWNTDNCVKLAAKNLTLNWTVLTNSTPAAIEFWERRVLSLSGGIEEVGKINWEILLCLIAVWIICYFCIWKGVKSTGKVVYFTATFPYVMLLVLLIRGLTYPGALQGLVFYLYPEPARLSDPQVWMEAGTQIFYSYSVCCGILITLGSYSKYSNNCYSGTSFVAGFAVFSVLGFMAHVQGVPIGEVAESGPGLAFIGYPQAVAMMPMPQLWAVCFFIMIILLGLDSQFVSVECVITSVMDLFPGVLRSRRELFLLLFCLTCFFGQISMVTEGGMYVFQLFDYYACSGACLLFLSLFESLAIGWIFGAERMFDVIEDMTKSRPNYIFMLCWKYLTPLVSLVSFVYSIVKYTPLTFNRWYVYPDWAYALGWLLALSSILLVPGWALGRICAGKGSLKQRWQHLCIPTQTNIYCRDGRHSQELFQLNI